The following coding sequences are from one Pseudonocardia sp. HH130630-07 window:
- a CDS encoding DciA family protein, translating into MDNVDNSRGAGDGRRRGSGNRRTDGRGAGRPGRRPGDGAAEAPGHGPVTGGGAPGEQGDLLGGERAGLRGADLARDALRAAREASARKVEERAEQALPKLRVVSGKGRRRRWSGSGPDDRDPQPFGRIASRVSMDRGWSSRLTDATVLGRWPQLVGPDVADHCIPVSLRDGELTLQAESTAWATQLRTLQRQLLTRLAAAVGPDIVRRIRVVGPSGPSWRHGPRHVRGRGPRDTYG; encoded by the coding sequence GTGGATAATGTGGATAACTCCCGCGGAGCCGGGGACGGACGCCGTCGTGGATCGGGGAACCGCCGGACAGACGGTCGCGGCGCGGGCCGTCCCGGTCGGCGGCCTGGGGATGGAGCCGCGGAGGCCCCCGGTCACGGGCCGGTCACGGGCGGCGGTGCGCCGGGGGAGCAGGGCGACCTGCTCGGCGGGGAGCGGGCCGGGCTGCGCGGCGCGGATCTCGCCCGGGACGCGCTGCGGGCCGCCCGCGAGGCGTCCGCCCGCAAGGTCGAGGAGCGGGCCGAGCAGGCACTGCCGAAACTGCGGGTGGTGTCCGGGAAGGGCCGGCGGCGCCGGTGGTCGGGTTCCGGCCCGGACGACCGGGACCCGCAGCCGTTCGGCCGGATCGCCTCCCGGGTGTCGATGGACCGTGGCTGGTCGTCCCGGCTGACCGACGCGACGGTGCTGGGCCGCTGGCCCCAGCTCGTCGGGCCGGACGTCGCGGACCACTGCATCCCGGTGTCGCTGCGCGACGGCGAGCTGACCCTGCAGGCCGAGTCGACCGCGTGGGCCACCCAGCTGCGCACGCTGCAGCGGCAGCTGCTGACCCGGCTGGCGGCCGCGGTCGGACCGGACATCGTGCGCCGGATCCGGGTGGTCGGCCCGAGCGGACCGAGCTGGCGGCACGGCCCCCGGCACGTCCGCGGCCGCGGCCCCCGTGACACCTACGGGTGA
- the recF gene encoding DNA replication/repair protein RecF (All proteins in this family for which functions are known are DNA-binding proteins that assist the filamentation of RecA onto DNA for the initiation of recombination or recombinational repair.), with protein MYLRRFSVTDFRSWPEAELELDPGVTVLVGSNGAGKTNLVEGIGYLASLGSHRVSSDVPLIRRGTEQAVLRGEVHHHGRRLGVELEINAQRQNRARVNRSPVSRPRDVLGILRSVLFAPEDLALVRGDPTERRRFLDELLVARFPRYAGVRSDYDKVLRQRSALLKSAKPALRGSRGRQRPAPPAAGDELPEDASALTTLEVWDGHLARTGAALLAGRRELVVSLAPYARDAFAEIAPSSDPIGLDYRSSLGTPGVAELPESTGDLEELLLRRLAEVRAQEIERGVCLVGPHRDELELALGEGPAKGYASHGESWAFALALRLASYRLLQADDVEPVLVLDDVFAELDATRRRALAGLVAGAEQVLVTAAVGEDVPAELDGARFEVRDRTVARREPAGEPAAEPR; from the coding sequence GTGTACCTCAGGCGGTTCTCGGTCACCGACTTCCGGTCGTGGCCGGAGGCGGAGCTCGAGCTCGATCCCGGCGTCACGGTCCTGGTCGGATCGAACGGCGCCGGCAAGACGAACCTCGTCGAGGGGATCGGTTACCTCGCCAGCCTCGGCTCGCACCGGGTCTCCTCGGACGTGCCGCTGATCCGCCGGGGTACCGAGCAGGCCGTGCTGCGCGGCGAGGTGCACCACCACGGCCGCAGGCTCGGCGTGGAGCTGGAGATCAACGCGCAGCGGCAGAACCGGGCCCGGGTGAACCGGTCACCGGTGTCGCGGCCGCGGGACGTCCTGGGGATCCTCCGCAGCGTGCTGTTCGCACCGGAGGACCTCGCGCTGGTCCGCGGCGACCCGACGGAGCGCCGCCGCTTCCTCGACGAGCTGCTGGTCGCCCGGTTCCCGCGCTACGCGGGGGTCCGCTCGGACTACGACAAGGTGCTCCGGCAACGGTCGGCCCTGCTGAAGTCCGCGAAGCCCGCGCTGCGGGGGTCGCGGGGGCGGCAGCGCCCGGCCCCGCCGGCGGCGGGTGACGAGCTCCCCGAGGACGCCTCGGCGCTCACCACCCTGGAGGTGTGGGACGGCCACCTGGCCCGCACCGGCGCCGCGCTGCTCGCCGGTCGTCGCGAGCTGGTCGTGTCGCTGGCCCCGTACGCCCGGGACGCGTTCGCCGAGATCGCGCCGTCGTCGGACCCGATCGGGCTGGACTACCGGTCCAGCCTGGGGACCCCGGGCGTCGCGGAGCTCCCGGAGTCGACCGGTGACCTGGAGGAGCTGCTCCTGCGCCGGCTGGCGGAGGTGCGGGCCCAGGAGATCGAGCGGGGCGTGTGCCTCGTCGGCCCGCACCGCGACGAGCTGGAGCTCGCGCTCGGCGAGGGGCCGGCGAAGGGGTACGCCAGCCACGGCGAGTCGTGGGCGTTCGCGCTCGCGCTGCGCCTGGCGTCCTACCGGCTGCTGCAGGCCGACGACGTCGAGCCGGTCCTGGTGCTCGACGACGTCTTCGCCGAGCTCGACGCCACCCGCCGGCGCGCGCTGGCCGGTCTCGTCGCCGGGGCCGAGCAGGTCCTGGTGACGGCCGCCGTCGGTGAGGACGTGCCGGCGGAGCTGGACGGGGCCCGGTTCGAGGTCCGTGACCGGACGGTGGCCCGCCGGGAACCGGCAGGAGAACCGGCGGCGGAGCCGCGGTGA
- the gnd gene encoding phosphogluconate dehydrogenase (NAD(+)-dependent, decarboxylating) has product MGGNMRERLRAAEHEVVGYDPRPEVSDVGSLQELAGALSAPRVVWVMVPSGEPTRNTVATLATVLEPGDLVIDGGNSRYTDDKPNAELLSAHGIGYVDCGVSGGIWGKDNGYGLMAGGEPEHIELAMPIFDALRPEGLRAEGFAHAGPVGAGHFAKMVHNGIEYGLMQAYAEGFELMQASELVTDVPGVIQAWSRGTVVRSWLLDLLVDALKDDPELAELEGWVDDSGEGRWTIEEAIAHAVPLPVISAALFARFSSRQDESPAMKAVAALRQQFGGHAVKKVGPAGAPGEKAGPAQGG; this is encoded by the coding sequence ATGGGCGGCAACATGCGGGAGCGGCTGCGGGCCGCCGAGCACGAGGTCGTCGGCTACGACCCGCGGCCGGAGGTCAGTGACGTCGGCTCCCTGCAGGAGCTGGCCGGCGCGCTGTCCGCGCCGCGCGTCGTGTGGGTCATGGTCCCCTCGGGGGAGCCGACCCGGAACACCGTCGCGACGCTCGCCACCGTGCTGGAACCCGGCGACCTGGTCATCGACGGCGGCAACTCGCGCTACACCGACGACAAGCCGAACGCCGAGCTGCTCTCCGCGCACGGGATCGGCTACGTCGACTGCGGCGTCTCCGGCGGGATCTGGGGCAAGGACAACGGCTACGGCCTGATGGCCGGTGGCGAGCCGGAGCACATCGAGCTCGCCATGCCGATCTTCGACGCGCTCCGGCCGGAGGGGCTGCGCGCGGAGGGCTTCGCCCACGCCGGTCCGGTCGGCGCGGGCCACTTCGCCAAGATGGTCCACAACGGCATCGAGTACGGCCTGATGCAGGCCTACGCCGAGGGCTTCGAGCTGATGCAGGCCAGCGAGCTCGTGACCGACGTGCCTGGTGTGATCCAGGCGTGGTCGCGCGGCACGGTGGTCCGCTCCTGGCTGCTCGACCTGCTGGTCGACGCGCTGAAGGACGACCCGGAGCTGGCCGAGCTGGAGGGCTGGGTCGACGACTCCGGTGAGGGCCGCTGGACGATCGAGGAGGCCATCGCGCACGCCGTCCCGCTGCCGGTGATCTCCGCGGCGCTGTTCGCCCGGTTCTCCTCCCGGCAGGACGAGTCCCCGGCGATGAAGGCGGTCGCCGCGCTGCGCCAGCAGTTCGGCGGGCACGCGGTCAAGAAGGTCGGCCCGGCCGGCGCTCCCGGCGAGAAGGCCGGCCCGGCGCAGGGAGGCTGA
- the dnaN gene encoding DNA polymerase III subunit beta: MKFRVERDVLADAAAWVARSLPARPPVPVLGGVLIQSDGESGEKLTVSGFDYETSARVELDATVGEPGRMLVSGRLLADITRALPSKPVDLVVDGARATINCGNSRFSLPTMPVEDYPQLPEMPQKAGSVAADALAAAVAQVAVASGRDDTLPMLTGIRLEIEGSQLTLAATDRFRLAVRELEWVPEDSSISTAVLIPARTLAEVAKTLAGSGTVEIALSAGDGMLGLTGGGRRSTSRLLDAEFPRFRQLIPAEHTTAVELDVATLVEAIKRVSLVADRVAQIRMEFGEDGLRLAAGGDDVGSAEEELPCALDGNPLTIAFNPGYLLDGLGALHTDRAQLTFTTPNRPALVRPVPKPATDDTGEAPSPEKSGYLHLLMPVRLPG, encoded by the coding sequence ATGAAGTTCCGGGTCGAACGCGACGTCCTCGCGGACGCAGCAGCCTGGGTGGCTCGCAGCCTCCCGGCCCGTCCTCCCGTGCCCGTGCTCGGCGGGGTCCTCATCCAGTCCGACGGCGAGTCTGGCGAGAAGCTGACCGTCTCCGGGTTCGACTACGAGACCTCGGCCCGGGTCGAGCTCGACGCGACGGTCGGGGAGCCGGGGCGGATGCTCGTCTCCGGCCGGCTGCTCGCCGACATCACCCGGGCCCTGCCCTCGAAGCCGGTCGATCTCGTCGTCGACGGTGCGCGCGCCACGATCAACTGCGGCAACAGCCGGTTCAGCCTCCCGACGATGCCGGTCGAGGACTACCCGCAGCTGCCGGAGATGCCGCAGAAGGCGGGTTCGGTCGCGGCCGACGCGCTGGCCGCCGCGGTCGCCCAGGTCGCCGTCGCCTCCGGGCGGGACGACACGCTGCCGATGCTCACCGGCATCCGGCTGGAGATCGAGGGCTCCCAGCTCACCCTCGCCGCGACCGACCGGTTCCGGCTGGCCGTGCGCGAGCTCGAGTGGGTGCCGGAGGACTCCTCGATCTCGACCGCGGTCCTCATCCCGGCCCGCACCCTCGCCGAGGTCGCGAAGACGCTGGCCGGCTCGGGCACCGTCGAGATCGCGCTGTCCGCAGGGGACGGCATGCTCGGCCTGACCGGCGGTGGCCGTCGCTCCACGAGCCGGCTGCTCGACGCGGAGTTCCCGCGGTTCCGCCAGCTCATCCCGGCCGAGCACACCACGGCGGTCGAGCTCGACGTCGCGACGCTCGTCGAGGCGATCAAGCGCGTGTCCCTGGTCGCGGACCGGGTGGCCCAGATCCGGATGGAGTTCGGCGAGGACGGCCTGCGCCTGGCCGCCGGCGGCGACGACGTCGGGTCCGCGGAGGAGGAGCTCCCCTGCGCACTCGACGGCAACCCGCTGACCATCGCGTTCAACCCCGGGTACCTGCTCGACGGTCTCGGCGCCCTGCACACCGACCGGGCCCAGCTGACGTTCACCACGCCGAACCGGCCGGCCCTGGTCCGCCCGGTGCCCAAGCCCGCCACCGACGACACCGGTGAGGCGCCGTCCCCGGAGAAGTCCGGCTACCTGCACCTGCTGATGCCGGTCCGGCTCCCGGGCTGA
- the dnaA gene encoding chromosomal replication initiator protein DnaA: protein MTDQPGDLGAVWNRVIADLSGSSAESGAPSLSPQQRAFLRLTRPLGLLDGTALLAAPSEFAKDAIERILRKPISDALGRHLGVSVNLAVVVDASAASGGTEVPDPPGFGMARGISAGDSARDTGTTEIPVVAAPPVPAPGAGGSTGRGESDARANGDEVPDTAPDPSAGPERGYPAEPVPSAGGWAPIPPAEPAPARDPGGTAWPAYTAPQAGDPVAPRSQTRLNERYTFDTFVIGASNRFSHAAAVAVSEAPARAYNPLFIWGESGLGKTHLLHAVGHYAQRLFPGMRVRYVSTEEFTNDFINSLRDDRKVAFQRRYRDVDVLLVDDIQFLEGKEGTQEEFFHTFNTLHNANKQIVVSSDRPPKRLETLEDRMRTRFEWGLITDIQPPELETRIAILRKKAAQDRLAVPGEVLEFIAERIERNIRELEGALIRVTAFASLNRQAVDTQLAEIVLRDLIPDSAASEITAPTIMAVTAEFFSVTLDDLSGPGKTKALAQARQIAMYLCRELTDLSLPRIGQTFGGRDHTTVMHADKKIRNEISLRRKTFEQVQELTARIKLRARH from the coding sequence ATGACCGACCAGCCGGGCGATCTCGGCGCGGTCTGGAACCGGGTCATCGCCGACCTGTCGGGTTCGTCCGCGGAGTCGGGCGCCCCCTCGCTCTCCCCCCAGCAACGCGCGTTCCTCCGTCTCACCCGTCCGCTCGGCCTGCTGGACGGCACCGCGCTGCTGGCCGCGCCGAGCGAGTTCGCCAAGGACGCCATCGAGCGCATCCTCCGCAAGCCGATCAGCGACGCGCTCGGCCGGCACCTGGGTGTCTCGGTCAACCTCGCCGTCGTCGTCGACGCCTCCGCCGCCTCCGGCGGTACCGAGGTCCCCGACCCGCCCGGGTTCGGGATGGCCCGCGGCATCTCCGCCGGGGACAGCGCCCGGGACACCGGGACCACCGAGATCCCGGTCGTCGCCGCACCCCCGGTCCCGGCGCCGGGCGCCGGGGGCAGCACCGGTCGCGGTGAGAGCGACGCCCGCGCGAACGGCGACGAGGTTCCGGACACCGCTCCGGACCCCTCCGCCGGGCCGGAGCGCGGATACCCGGCCGAGCCGGTCCCGTCGGCAGGGGGGTGGGCCCCGATCCCGCCCGCCGAGCCCGCCCCGGCACGCGATCCCGGTGGCACCGCCTGGCCCGCCTACACCGCCCCGCAGGCCGGCGACCCGGTCGCACCGCGGTCGCAGACCCGGCTCAACGAGCGCTACACCTTCGACACCTTCGTCATCGGGGCGTCGAACCGGTTCAGCCACGCGGCGGCCGTCGCGGTCTCCGAGGCGCCGGCGCGGGCGTACAACCCGCTGTTCATCTGGGGCGAGTCCGGGCTGGGCAAGACCCACCTCCTGCACGCCGTGGGGCACTACGCGCAGCGGCTCTTCCCCGGGATGCGGGTGCGGTACGTCAGTACCGAGGAGTTCACGAACGACTTCATCAACTCCCTGCGCGACGACCGCAAGGTCGCCTTCCAGCGGCGCTACCGCGACGTCGACGTCCTGCTGGTCGACGACATCCAGTTCCTGGAGGGGAAGGAGGGGACCCAGGAGGAGTTCTTCCACACCTTCAACACCCTCCACAACGCGAACAAGCAGATCGTCGTCTCCTCCGACCGGCCGCCGAAGCGCCTGGAGACCCTCGAGGACCGGATGCGCACCCGGTTCGAGTGGGGACTGATCACCGACATCCAGCCGCCCGAGCTGGAGACCCGGATCGCGATCCTCCGGAAGAAGGCCGCCCAGGACCGGCTCGCGGTCCCCGGTGAGGTCCTGGAGTTCATCGCGGAACGGATCGAGCGCAACATCCGCGAGCTCGAGGGCGCGCTGATCCGGGTGACGGCGTTCGCCTCGCTGAACCGGCAGGCCGTCGACACCCAGCTCGCCGAGATCGTGCTGCGCGACCTCATCCCCGACTCGGCGGCCTCGGAGATCACCGCGCCGACGATCATGGCGGTCACCGCGGAGTTCTTCTCCGTGACGCTGGACGACCTGTCCGGCCCGGGGAAGACGAAGGCGCTCGCGCAGGCCCGGCAGATCGCGATGTACCTGTGCCGCGAGCTGACCGACCTCTCGCTGCCGCGGATCGGCCAGACGTTCGGCGGTCGTGACCATACGACCGTCATGCACGCCGACAAGAAGATCCGCAACGAGATCTCGCTCCGGCGCAAGACCTTCGAGCAGGTCCAGGAGCTCACCGCGCGGATCAAGCTGCGCGCCCGGCACTGA
- the rpmH gene encoding 50S ribosomal protein L34: protein MSKRTFQPNNRRRAKTHGFRLRMRTRAGRAILAARRRKGRNAVSA from the coding sequence GTGAGCAAGCGTACTTTCCAGCCGAACAACCGCCGCCGGGCCAAGACGCACGGCTTCCGGCTGCGCATGCGCACCCGCGCCGGCCGCGCGATTCTCGCCGCGCGCCGCCGCAAGGGGCGCAACGCCGTCTCGGCCTGA
- the rnpA gene encoding ribonuclease P protein component, with amino-acid sequence MLPAPVRLTRRPEFASTIRRGRRAGRSRLVVHLDLTRPGGVPDGHVPPRAGFVVSKAVGNSVVRHRVSRRLRHLVAERLDTLPPGAALVVRALPPSAAASSAELGADLDSALRAARRPRRPKQPDGAR; translated from the coding sequence GTGCTGCCGGCACCTGTCCGGCTGACCCGCCGGCCCGAGTTCGCCTCGACGATCCGTCGTGGACGGCGAGCCGGCCGGTCCCGGCTGGTGGTGCACCTCGACCTGACCCGCCCCGGCGGCGTGCCCGATGGGCACGTCCCGCCGAGGGCGGGTTTCGTCGTGAGCAAGGCCGTCGGCAACTCGGTGGTACGGCACCGGGTCAGCCGGCGGCTCCGGCACCTGGTCGCCGAGCGGCTGGACACACTGCCGCCCGGTGCCGCACTCGTCGTGCGGGCGTTGCCACCGTCGGCGGCGGCGTCCTCGGCGGAACTCGGTGCGGACCTGGACTCGGCACTGCGGGCGGCCCGCCGCCCGCGCCGGCCCAAGCAGCCGGACGGTGCGCGATGA
- the yidD gene encoding membrane protein insertion efficiency factor YidD, whose protein sequence is MTDRAGADDVPEGGTVPEGTAPEGTAPEGAGDPARPRSLGARAAVGAVRWYQVWISPNLLPSCRFHPSCSAYAVEALSVHGLVRGLALTAWRLLRCGPWHPGGWDPVPPPRPPMRPGRPAGGTQPDPTSTDPSRTEGLTGGTDR, encoded by the coding sequence ATGACCGACCGGGCCGGGGCGGACGACGTGCCGGAGGGCGGCACCGTGCCGGAGGGCACTGCGCCGGAGGGCACTGCGCCGGAGGGCGCCGGTGATCCGGCCCGTCCCCGTTCGCTCGGTGCCAGGGCCGCGGTCGGGGCCGTGCGCTGGTACCAGGTGTGGATCTCCCCGAACCTGCTGCCGAGCTGCCGCTTCCACCCGAGCTGCAGTGCCTACGCCGTGGAGGCGCTGAGCGTCCACGGTCTGGTCCGGGGGCTCGCGCTCACCGCATGGCGCCTGTTGCGCTGCGGACCGTGGCACCCTGGCGGGTGGGACCCCGTACCACCACCGAGGCCACCCATGCGGCCAGGACGGCCGGCCGGCGGCACACAGCCGGACCCGACGTCCACCGACCCGTCCCGAACCGAAGGCCTCACAGGCGGTACGGACCGCTGA
- the yidC gene encoding membrane protein insertase YidC codes for MLDFIYYPVSFIMWVWHKVFGFVLGDDSGFAWALSVVFLVFTLRLILYKPFVSQVRSMRKMQEMAPEMQKLRKKYANDRQKLATEMQKLQQQNGANPIMGCLPMLVQIPVFIGLFHVLREFKPGKTENYFFNAQENASFVDSDLFGSKLGSAIFPLQNTASVTDLGGNYVAQWVVMVPLMIAAGIFTHITARHSVARQQAQIAAGTAAANPQAEIMQKLMLYVFPIGVVVGAPFLPLAVLFYWVSNNLWTLWQQHHVYKRIDSEEEEKREKAVESAKTLAPRPGQKPVRKNDKGTAKEIREIADEPITAEEEAAAPKGSDGASAGTGGVTGQGSNGSAGARPANGNGTNGNGNGTKKPGAKPVQRRSGAKSRRGKRR; via the coding sequence GTGCTGGACTTCATCTACTACCCCGTCAGCTTCATCATGTGGGTCTGGCACAAGGTGTTCGGCTTCGTGCTGGGCGATGACAGTGGCTTCGCCTGGGCACTGTCGGTGGTCTTCCTGGTCTTCACCCTGCGGCTGATCCTCTACAAGCCGTTCGTCAGCCAGGTCCGCTCCATGCGCAAGATGCAGGAGATGGCCCCGGAGATGCAGAAGCTCCGGAAGAAGTACGCCAACGACCGGCAGAAGCTCGCCACGGAGATGCAGAAGCTCCAGCAGCAGAACGGCGCCAACCCGATCATGGGCTGCCTGCCGATGCTGGTGCAGATCCCGGTGTTCATCGGTCTGTTCCACGTGCTGCGCGAGTTCAAGCCGGGCAAGACCGAGAACTACTTCTTCAACGCCCAGGAGAACGCCTCGTTCGTCGACTCCGACCTCTTCGGGTCGAAGCTCGGTTCGGCGATCTTCCCGCTGCAGAACACCGCGTCGGTCACCGACCTCGGCGGCAACTACGTCGCGCAGTGGGTCGTGATGGTCCCGCTGATGATCGCGGCCGGCATCTTCACCCACATCACCGCGCGCCACTCGGTGGCCCGCCAGCAGGCCCAGATCGCGGCCGGCACCGCCGCCGCGAACCCGCAGGCCGAGATCATGCAGAAGCTGATGCTCTACGTGTTCCCGATCGGCGTCGTCGTCGGTGCGCCGTTCCTGCCGCTCGCGGTCCTCTTCTACTGGGTCTCCAACAACCTGTGGACGCTGTGGCAGCAGCACCACGTCTACAAGCGGATCGACTCCGAGGAGGAGGAGAAGCGGGAGAAGGCCGTCGAGTCGGCCAAGACGCTCGCTCCCCGTCCGGGTCAGAAGCCGGTCCGCAAGAACGACAAGGGCACGGCGAAGGAGATCCGCGAGATCGCCGACGAGCCGATCACGGCCGAGGAGGAGGCCGCGGCGCCGAAGGGCTCCGACGGGGCCTCGGCCGGCACCGGCGGTGTGACCGGCCAGGGATCCAACGGTTCCGCGGGCGCCCGTCCGGCGAACGGCAACGGCACGAACGGGAACGGGAACGGCACGAAGAAGCCCGGGGCCAAGCCGGTGCAGCGTCGTTCGGGTGCGAAGTCCCGCCGCGGCAAGCGCCGCTGA
- a CDS encoding Jag family protein: protein MQDKDKPSGQGLLIQEGDVAGDYLERLLDILDYDGDIDLDVDGGRAIVSIEGADDDDELRKLVGDKGSVLESLQELARLAVQQQLGSRSRLMLDVAGWRKRRRDELTELGLDTAREVKESGESVRLRPMTPFERKVVHDAVAGVKGVVSESEGEEPRRQVVVHKK, encoded by the coding sequence GTGCAGGACAAGGACAAGCCCTCCGGGCAAGGCCTGCTGATCCAGGAGGGCGACGTCGCGGGTGACTACCTGGAACGCCTGCTGGACATCCTGGACTACGACGGCGACATCGACCTCGACGTCGACGGCGGCCGCGCGATCGTCAGCATCGAGGGCGCCGATGACGACGACGAGCTCCGCAAGCTGGTCGGGGACAAGGGATCGGTGCTCGAGAGCCTGCAGGAGCTGGCCCGGCTCGCCGTGCAGCAGCAGCTCGGCAGCCGCAGCCGCCTGATGCTCGACGTCGCCGGCTGGCGCAAGCGCCGCCGGGACGAGCTGACCGAGCTGGGTCTGGACACGGCCCGGGAGGTCAAGGAGTCCGGTGAGTCGGTCCGGCTCCGGCCGATGACGCCGTTCGAGCGCAAGGTCGTCCACGACGCCGTCGCCGGTGTGAAGGGCGTCGTCAGCGAGAGCGAGGGCGAGGAGCCGCGTCGCCAGGTCGTCGTGCACAAGAAGTGA
- the rsmG gene encoding 16S rRNA (guanine(527)-N(7))-methyltransferase RsmG, with translation MSDQLPIPTPETVEKVFGERAAAAARYVGHLATSGIERGLIGPRERDRLWDRHVLNCAVLAEVVPPDAKVVDVGSGAGLPGIPLALARPDLQIVLVEPLARRVDWLDEVLADLGLDLAVERGRAEEPSVLRRWEGADVVTARAVGPLARLAGLSLPLLRPGGVMLVLKGASAPEEIVRDAAAVRALGGGTPTIHEVGAGVVEPLTRVVEIPRIGAPRPTRRKERR, from the coding sequence GTGAGCGACCAGCTTCCGATCCCCACCCCGGAGACCGTCGAGAAGGTCTTCGGGGAACGGGCGGCCGCGGCCGCCCGCTACGTCGGGCACCTCGCCACCTCGGGGATCGAACGGGGTCTGATCGGGCCGCGGGAACGTGACCGTCTGTGGGACCGGCACGTGCTGAACTGCGCGGTGCTCGCCGAGGTGGTACCGCCCGACGCGAAGGTCGTCGATGTCGGCTCGGGTGCCGGTCTTCCCGGGATACCGTTGGCACTCGCTCGGCCGGATCTGCAGATCGTCCTCGTCGAACCGCTGGCCCGGCGGGTCGACTGGCTCGACGAGGTGCTCGCGGACCTGGGGCTCGACCTCGCCGTCGAGCGCGGGCGTGCCGAGGAGCCGTCCGTTCTGCGACGATGGGAGGGCGCCGACGTGGTCACCGCACGTGCCGTCGGGCCGCTGGCCCGGCTCGCGGGCCTGTCGCTGCCGCTCCTGCGTCCCGGTGGCGTGATGCTCGTACTGAAGGGGGCCTCGGCCCCGGAGGAGATCGTCCGCGACGCCGCGGCGGTGCGTGCCCTGGGCGGCGGTACCCCGACGATCCACGAGGTCGGTGCCGGCGTCGTGGAACCGCTGACCAGGGTGGTCGAGATCCCCCGTATCGGCGCGCCCCGACCCACTCGGAGGAAGGAACGGCGATGA
- a CDS encoding ParA family protein: MSLGWTPIADEAERAARVLHPDSHAMPRPEGRRVLSVANQKGGVGKTTSTVNVAAALAMHGLRVLVIDLDPQGNASTALGVEHRTGTPSVYEVMLGEISLAEAAVESSASPNLLCVPATIDLAGAEIELVSMVARESRLSQAINDDALAQLDVDYVLIDCPPSLGLLTVNALVAASEVLIPIQCEYYALEGLGQLLSNIDLVRSHLNTSLHVSTILLTMYDGRTKLADQVTSEVRQHFGPTVLRTVIPRSVKVSEAPGYSQTVLAYDPGSRGATSYVDAAREIAEHGASGAYRPGGR, from the coding sequence GTGAGTCTCGGATGGACGCCCATCGCTGACGAGGCCGAGCGGGCGGCCCGTGTCCTGCATCCCGACAGCCATGCGATGCCGCGGCCGGAGGGCCGCCGGGTCCTGTCGGTCGCAAACCAGAAGGGCGGCGTCGGGAAGACCACGAGCACGGTGAACGTGGCCGCCGCGCTGGCGATGCACGGGCTGCGCGTCCTGGTGATCGATCTCGACCCGCAGGGCAACGCCAGCACGGCGCTGGGGGTCGAGCACCGCACCGGGACGCCGTCGGTCTACGAGGTCATGCTCGGCGAGATCTCGCTCGCCGAGGCCGCCGTGGAGAGTTCGGCGTCGCCGAACCTGCTCTGCGTGCCCGCCACGATCGACCTCGCCGGCGCCGAGATCGAGCTGGTCAGCATGGTGGCCCGGGAGTCCCGGCTGTCCCAGGCGATCAACGACGACGCGCTCGCGCAGCTGGACGTCGACTACGTCCTCATCGACTGCCCGCCCTCGCTCGGGCTGCTGACCGTCAACGCGCTCGTCGCGGCCTCCGAGGTGCTGATCCCGATCCAGTGCGAGTACTACGCGCTGGAGGGGCTCGGGCAGCTGCTCTCCAACATCGATCTGGTCCGGTCGCACCTGAACACGTCGCTGCACGTGTCGACGATCCTGCTGACCATGTACGACGGCCGTACCAAGCTCGCCGACCAGGTGACCTCCGAGGTCCGCCAGCACTTCGGACCGACCGTCCTGCGCACCGTGATCCCGCGCAGCGTGAAGGTCTCCGAGGCTCCCGGGTACAGCCAGACGGTGCTCGCCTACGACCCGGGATCGCGCGGCGCGACGAGTTACGTCGACGCGGCCCGCGAGATCGCCGAGCACGGGGCCAGCGGTGCCTACCGTCCGGGCGGGCGCTGA